The Pungitius pungitius chromosome 14, fPunPun2.1, whole genome shotgun sequence genome contains the following window.
TGACAGACTTCTCTCTTGGACCCacgttgtgttggtgcatctcctcctgtgtcgctcttttcccgtgttttcattcatctcttcttgtgtacccagcatgcagttcggtggGGAAtttcttttataaatgtacaattattagtattacaaaatgtgtCCCAAGCTGTTGTGTCGgggtgttttaccctgtaaagagagtttgttgtgtgttattCTTTGTCAGGATAAAGTTATAAGACAACTGGCTCAGATGACGTGTACAATAAGAATCTGTCTCCGGTACGAGAGCCATTCAAACGAGCAAAACATTCAGCATTTCAAACCTGGGGGAGCGGATTAAAGAGCCGCTGCTAGCGATGCTACTACAGAAACCCCATCAGGGTCGGAGCACACGGCCCTACACAGAAGGAGATTAAATAAACAGGTTCTCAATAGGCTGGTTCTGAATGCTGCTCCTCAATTATGAACAGAGGGGAAAGGAAGGAGTTTTATCGCAATCTTACACATTTGAGAGGTGGAGGAAAGCACCTTTATCACCTAAcggataatatatatatatacactcaccggccactttattaggtacacctgtccaactgctcgtaacacttaatttctaagcagccaatcacatggcggcaactcagtgcatttaggcatgtagacattgtcaagacaatctcctgcagttcaaaccgagcatcagtatggggaagaaaggtgatttgagtgactttgaacgtggcatgattgttggtgccagaagggctggtctgagtatttcagaaactgctaatctactgggattttcacgcacaaccatctctagggtttacagagaatggtccgaaaaagaaaaaacatccagtgagcggcagttctgtgggcggaaatgccttgttgatgccagaggtcagaggagaatggccagactggttcgagctgatagaagggcaacagtgactcaaataaccacccgttacaaccaaggtgggcataagagcatctctgaacgcacagtacgtggaactttgaggcagatgggctacagcagcagaagaccacaccgggtgccactcctttcagctaagaacaggaaactgaggctacaatttgcacaagctcatcgaaattggacaatagaagattggaaaaacgttgcctggtctgatgagtctcgatttctgctgcgacattcggatggtagggtcagaatttggcgtctacaacatgaaagcatggatccatcctgccttgtatcaacggttcaggctggtggtggtggtgtcatggtgtggggaatattttcttggcactctttgggccccttggtaccaattgagcatcgttgcaacgccacagcctacctgagtattgttgctgaccatgtccatccctttatgaccacaatgtacccaacttctgatggctactttcagcaggataatgcgccatgtcataaagctggaatcatctcagactggtttcttgaacatgacaatgagttcgctgtactcaaatggcctccacaatcaccagatctcaatccaatagagcatctttgggatgtggtggaacgggagattcggatcatggatgtgcagccgacaaatctgcggcaactgtgtgatgccatcatgtcaatatggaccaaactccctgaggaatgcttccagcaccttgttgaatctatgccacgaagaattgaggcagttctgaaggcaaaagggggtccaacccgttactagcatggggtacctaataaagtggccggtgagtgtatattgcaCATAAGTACCTAACCGGCAGGTAGTACGTGCAGCGTCTGCAGAAAGCGAGCTGGGTGCAGTGAGTCTGTCACGCAGCGCTGCACCTACATAGAGTCCATGGAAGGACGTTTTGTCCCCATGTTCCTCTCTGCCCGTGTGGTGTTACCAAAGCAGACCGTGATGCTCCATCAGTCCTCTGCAGGCCTGGATGAGACGGTGCTGGTTCAGTCCAGCTTTCCTGAGTAGGCGGATGAGGTTTTGTTCTGTGGCTGTGGTCTTAAGTTCAGGTCCGATGTACCCGGACTCGTCCCTTGTGGTGTCATCCTCGTATTTGATGAGGAGCGTTAATTGTTGTTCATTCTTCCTTTAAATACTAGATATTATCACTTTTTAAGTGGACTTTGATCTCTTAGAATgaatcctctccctcttccaaTTACACGCAGCCATCAGGAAGTATGGGCGGGACTTCCAGGCCATCTCGGATGTGATTGGTAACAAGTCTGTGGTTCAGGTGAAGAACTTCCTGGTGAACTACAGAAGGAGGTTCAACCTGGATGAGGTTCTTCAGGAGTGGGAGGCTGAACATGGGACAgatggagggggaagaggacctgggggagaggaggacaagATGGAGGAGTGTACTGCTGAGGACGAGGACTTCACAGAGACAAAGGAGGTGAGGTTTTTAGGTGTAGTAATCAATAGTTATTTAATAGATATTTTTACAGCAGCACTGATTTTTCCTCCCTCCTGTGTTGTGTGGATGGACTGATACAGCGGGACTAGTCTAACGTTGGTGTGCTCTCTTGCAGGACTCGTCCTCCCCCGTGGACTCTCAGAAGCCGCTGCCTTCTTGACTCTCTGGCTCCGCCCACTAGTTTTATGATGCTGTCATGAGTTTATCCTTCTATTTTAGTTGAACTTTTATTGGTCAGGAATGAGGTTTGTGTCATTACAAGCCTCTCTGGACCAATGTGATATCAAAGAGGGTTTCCTCTACATCAATGTTTAGTTTGGAATCTTTTCTCTTTGAGGGTGGAGCTTCATCAAGTTGGATGATCGGTCACAtgacaaaaaactaaaatatcatcaataaatgattttgtttctttatcttttcttctttctaagTTCAGTTTTGACAATgagaaaaaatgtgtaaaaaataaataaacttgcCGTAATGGTAATTATTATCTTTATTTACACAGCTGGTCTCctaacaaaaagaggaaaatacacCACGTCAACAATTACAATAACATCTCATTGAGATTCTGGGGAGAGACGATGTGTGACGAGGCTGACGGATCAAATTATGGTTAAATGTTCAAAGACTGACACGTCTACGTACATGGTGTAATCGTATCAATAAAAAtatacacttctttttttttgatttacTCATATACAGTATAGTGTTTTGTTATACTATCTATACTATATTATGTTATACTATcatattatttactttttaattataCTATTTTACAGTTAtgtattttataatatattgtacaatgtatattaaatatgtaacatatacacatattataagtgtatttatatatgttatatatattgtATGATATCTATCATGTAATGTacatatgttatattatataatattataaacagcgccccctggtggtcggAGGCTGAAACGTTTCTGGGGGATTTCCTGGGCGGAAGCAGCGAGGGGGTTTCCAGTGTGATCAGAACTTCGCTCTGGATCCGAGAACTGGATCCCGGTGAGTTCACCCTCAAAAGCACACAGGACCGATAGAACCCGAACCATGAGGAGTCCGCCTGAGGCCCGGAGGCTCCGAGGCAGCGGCAGGTTGACGGTTTGAATCCCAGAGAGAGACCGAGCACGGAGGAGCTGCTGAGTGGAGCTGTGGCCTGCGGAGGAGATTCATGTGAGTAGAACCTGAGAGGAACCTGAGAGGAacctgaggagcagctggaagGAGCCGACGGCATGCTAGCGGCTAGGGTTAGCTCAACGGctagctgtgtgtctgtgtgtctttgtgtaggCGGGTGTATCGCTGTGTGtgcttgtctttgtgtgtctatgtctctgtgtctgtgtccatgtgtgtgtgtgtgtctctctgtgtgtgtgtgtgtgtgtgtgtgtgtgtgtgtgtctatacatACACTAAATCATTGCTATTAAACGAACTGCATAGAAACAATGAACTAAAGAAGCTAACGtcagggccctgttcctcacGTATGACTGAGTTagccggatcattttcaggataagattACATGAGTCAGGCTTTTGGGTTTCACAAGGCAAACATTTTGgcaaaatcaccatagcaacacatccaaaGAGCAGGCTAAGTCTGCTGGATCAGCTCGCCACCCCCCCGGAAATAACAAGCAGCTCTCGTCCTCATCAACATCACGTTTTATTCTTCTTACACACCAAGATCCGTTAGGACATCACAGacccccacagacccccccacagacccccccccacagatgcCTCACaggagttaccatggcaacccacTCACTGCTCACACCCGGAAATTTCAGGCCCTGCTAGCACTTCATTCTCCTTCTCTGACACCTGGAATTCGACTGTAAGGAGATGTGGGCACTATGTTAAAGTTAGTAATGCTATTTAGAAGCAAAGtactttatttcaaaatgaagagatttatatttaaatgatagCTTAATGAGTGTCAATGTATGACTCAAAGGCCGCGCTCCTCTGCTGACGTCACcattctccccctcctcccccccaggtCATGTCAGCGGGGAGGAGTGCTGACGGGAGGGAGGTGCAGATTCCcctccagcaggtggcgccCTCCCTGACCCCGGCCCTCTCAGTGGCTTCACCCGTTCACCGTCAAGTCAATCCGTGGCCCCCCAGCGACACCACGCCTCaaagtaagtgtgtgtttgtgtgtgtgtgtctgtctgtctgtgagatGAACTCAGGTCAGGTGTGTCTCCAGGTGTCCCTGCAGGGTTCCTACCTCTGCACAAAGGATTCAGAGACCACTTTGCATTGACTCCCGAAGCTAAATACTGCTGTGAGGCCTGCAGCCTGGTCCTGTGTCAGCCCCGCCAGACGGAATGTGGACACCGCTTCTGTCAGAGCTGCATCAACGACATTCTCAGGTAAGACGGACAGAATGTGAGACAGAATGTGAGACAGCTAGAGACGGAGGCCCTCATGTTCGTACATAACGTCGCACACGGCCAACACACAGATAGTGTTCTCTGTGATACTTAGCTCGTATTCACTCACCTTCTCTTCCCACCATGCTGCACATTGTCATGAGTTTAACAACTGCTGGAATGGAATGTGGACGCTGAGTCAGAgatgtcatctttgatttcttcagTAACTGTAATGTTGCTGCTTCATCagtaacaagctaacacgctaacctCGTGTTCACTCAACTGATCCTGGTGTTGAAGCCTTTCAGCCTGtctccttgtccttgtcctcctGTCCTGTCTGCTCATCTCACCATTGCTGCCATTTCTTGTCATCAGTAAATGAATGTCCTCTCTGCTCCTGTAGTCATCCTAACCCGGTGTGTCCAGCTGACATGGAGCCTCTCTTCAAAGACAAGGTGGGTAGCAGATGACTGCGATCATTACTTTATCAAACATCACCAGTTACTGAGCTCTGTTTATGTTTTAGATCTTCAGAGACGTCTGCTGCCATCGTGAGATCATGGCTCTGAAAGTTTATTGTCGCAGTGAAGCTAACGGCTGTCAGGAGCAGATGAGTCTGCAGCAGATTCCTGTGAGAGAAAGCGAatcctgctctctgattggctgtatAATTCCTACGTCTAACTGACTGACTAGAAACTGTCTGTCTctcgcctgtctgtctgcaggacCACCTGAATGTGTGTCCTTTCTTCGAGGTACCTTGTCCTTTGGGTAAATGTAAGGAGCGAATGATGAGGAAAGAGATCCCCGACCACCTGAGCTGGAAATGTAAACACAGAGAGACCAGCTGCGAGTTCTGTATGACAAAGATGCCAATGACTGACCTGCAGGTAACTCGTGACATCACCCTGCAGGTAGACCCGCTCTAGTTCTCGACACGTAGACGTCTGGGGACTAGATGCAGATGgttttggtgaataaagagcaaagCGGTCTCTGCAGTTCACTTCTGTAACTACATACATCAGCTGACTGACACGTTATCTCACtgtctgcagaaacacaaggagaCGGTGTGTCCAGCCTTCCCTGTATCGTGTCCAAAccactgctccttctcctccctcccccggaGTGAGGTAGTTGTGCTCTTCATCTTCTGCAATCCAGCGGTTTGTGGTAACGACCCTGATTGAATGCTTTTGTATTTATCAGCTGTCCAGCCACCAGAACGACTGTCCCAAAGCTCAGGTGTGCTGCCAGTTCCACCGCTATGGCTGCACCTTCCAggtacctgcccccccccccccccccccccctcctaccgtTTATTCTCCTTACTGCAGATGATGAGGTCCTTCTTTGTGCTTCAGGGTTTGAACCAGGATATGAGGCAACATGAGTCCACCTCGGCAGGAGAACACCTAAGAATGATAGCCAACAAACACTCTGTGTTAGAGAACAAGGTAACCATAGCAACCGGGCTGAGGCCACGCAGCAGAGGACTCGCTGTGTGACTGGTCTCTGTGTGCGTTTCCAGGTGGAGGACATGAAAGGTGAGCTATTGGAGAGGTACAAGGTGCTTCCTGCTCTCAGCACTCGACTCTCTGAACTGGAGAACCAGAGCGACGAGCTGAGGGAGAAGAACCGGCAGGTGGAGCAGAAGCTGGCCACTATGCAGGTAAAGCCTTTACCAAGGCCACATGTCATCAAAACACCAGACAATAAGCAAATATTTGTGTTTCCAGCCAACAGAATGGATGTACTGTAACTTGTACTTGGAGCATTCAGGCTCAGATCCACATCCTCCCCTGAGCTGCATGTCGTTGGCCTGTGGGAGGGACGGAACATGTCCACTCTTTGAATAATGTTTAAATCTCAGTCTAGGCTAAAGCACCACTGGGGTATGACTTGGGAACTGTCAGCTACGGTAGAAGAACTCTTCTGAGCCTGCATCGACAGTCCTCTCTCTTTCCGTAGAAACTAATGAGCTCTCACTCGGAGAAGCTCCTGGAGGTGGAACTGGAGCTTCGATCTCTCCGTGGCCTCCGAGATGAGGTGGAAAACTTGAGGGGAACCCTAGAGAATGTCCGGACAAGACTGAACACTCTCGAACAAGGGGGACGCAGTGGGACTGGATCCACAACACACACTCTgggtcagaacacacacacacacacacacacacacactatagtaTTTGCACTAGTAATGCCTGGgataatgtaaaaacaaatattcacaTCTTTGCAGCAACCCTGGAGAATCAGCTGAAACGACATGATGAAATGCTGAGTGTCCATGAGATCCGACTAGCCGACATGGACCTGCGTTTCCAGGTGCTGGAGACCGCGAGTTACAACGGAACCCTGATCTGGAAGATCCGTGACTACAAGAGAAGGAAACAAGAAGCCGTGGGGGCAAAGACGCTCTCGCTCTACTCACAGCCATTTTATACCGGTTACTTCGGCTACAAGATGTGCGCCCGCGTCTACCTGAACGGAGACGGCATGGGCAAGGGGACGCACCTGTCCCTGTTCTTCGTGGTGATGAGAGGCGAGTACGACGCCCTGCTGCCCTGGCCCTTCAAACAGAAGGTACTGACCAGTGACTTTCCTGCTTTCTGAAGGACTCTCACACACCTTCTAACACGGTGTTGGATCAGTAAAGCATGTGCATCCAAATCCTCTGCATTACAACAAGTTGAAGTCGGTTAGGGTCAACAATCTCCCTGTCAACCAACATTAGatatttcaaataaacacaacagtGGCAGCAGCTTTGCGGGGGGGCATCTACTGACTTCATGTGGCACGAGTagaacagcttcatgcactgctTTGATTATTTGGCGTTTCATGTTTAGCACAGCTCGCTCAATATCGCTTCTATACTCAATGCAACAAGACACAACTATACAAGTAGTATTAGTTTGTCCTGCTGCGAGCTTTCTGTGAGACTCGTTAATGCACCACAAAGGTCTCAGATAAACCAGATGAGCTCACCTCTGACAGAAAGTCACCTTCCCAAACCACCAAGGGACCTGCACACATCTGACTACTCACCTGTCTGCTTGTTGATGTTTCTGTTGCTCTGGTAGGTGACTCTGATGCTCATGGACCAGGGTCCATTAAGGAAACACTTGGGCGATGCCTTCAAGCCGGatccaaacagcagcagcttcaggcgTCCTGCAGCTGAGATGAACATTGCCTCTGgctgtcctctgtttgtctctcaGACTCTCCTGGAGACTGGCAGCTACATCAAAGACGACACCATCTTCATCAAGGTGATGGGACCCAAGACTAGGCCTGGACACTAGTTACAGAGATCTACGATCTATGAGTTATAGAGATAGTGTGAGAAGTTACAGGGAGCTGGGGACTAGTTACAGAGGGCAGAGGACTAGTTAGAGGGCCGAGGACTAGTTACAGAGGGCCGAGGACTAGTTACAGAGGGCCGAGGACTAGTTACAGAGGGCCGAGGACTAGTTGCAGAGGACTAGTTGCAGAGGGCTGAGGACTAGTTACATAGGGCTGAGGACTAGTTACAGAGGGCCATGGACTAGTTACAGAGGGCAGAGGACTAGTTAGAGGGCCGAGGACTAGTTACAGAGGGCCGGGGACTAGTTACAGAGGGCCGAGGACTAGTTGCAGAGGGCAGAGGACTAGTTACAGAGGGCTGAGGACTAGTTACAGAGGACTAGTTACAGAGGGCATAGGACTAGTTACAGAGGGCCGAGGACTAGTTACAGAGGGCCGGGGACTAGTTACAGAGGGCTGGGGACTAGTTACAGAGGGCCGAGGACTAGTTACAGAGGGCCGGGGACTAGTTACAGAGGGCTGGGGACTAGTTACAGAGGGCCGAGGACTAGTTACAGAGGGCCGAGGACTAGTTACAGAGGGCCGGGGACTAGTTACAGAGGGCTGGGGACTAGTTACAGAGGGCTGGGGACTAGTTACAGAGGGCTGGGGACTAGTTACAGAGGGCCGAAGACTAGTTACAGAGGG
Protein-coding sequences here:
- the traf3 gene encoding TNF receptor-associated factor 3 isoform X1; the encoded protein is MSAGRSADGREVQIPLQQVAPSLTPALSVASPVHRQVNPWPPSDTTPQSVSPGVPAGFLPLHKGFRDHFALTPEAKYCCEACSLVLCQPRQTECGHRFCQSCINDILSHPNPVCPADMEPLFKDKIFRDVCCHREIMALKVYCRSEANGCQEQMSLQQIPDHLNVCPFFEVPCPLGKCKERMMRKEIPDHLSWKCKHRETSCEFCMTKMPMTDLQKHKETVCPAFPVSCPNHCSFSSLPRSELSSHQNDCPKAQVCCQFHRYGCTFQGLNQDMRQHESTSAGEHLRMIANKHSVLENKVEDMKGELLERYKVLPALSTRLSELENQSDELREKNRQVEQKLATMQKLMSSHSEKLLEVELELRSLRGLRDEVENLRGTLENVRTRLNTLEQGGRSGTGSTTHTLATLENQLKRHDEMLSVHEIRLADMDLRFQVLETASYNGTLIWKIRDYKRRKQEAVGAKTLSLYSQPFYTGYFGYKMCARVYLNGDGMGKGTHLSLFFVVMRGEYDALLPWPFKQKVTLMLMDQGPLRKHLGDAFKPDPNSSSFRRPAAEMNIASGCPLFVSQTLLETGSYIKDDTIFIKVTVDTSDLPDP
- the traf3 gene encoding TNF receptor-associated factor 3 isoform X2, which codes for MSAGRSADGREVQIPLQQVAPSLTPALSVASPVHRQVNPWPPSDTTPQSVPAGFLPLHKGFRDHFALTPEAKYCCEACSLVLCQPRQTECGHRFCQSCINDILSHPNPVCPADMEPLFKDKIFRDVCCHREIMALKVYCRSEANGCQEQMSLQQIPDHLNVCPFFEVPCPLGKCKERMMRKEIPDHLSWKCKHRETSCEFCMTKMPMTDLQKHKETVCPAFPVSCPNHCSFSSLPRSELSSHQNDCPKAQVCCQFHRYGCTFQGLNQDMRQHESTSAGEHLRMIANKHSVLENKVEDMKGELLERYKVLPALSTRLSELENQSDELREKNRQVEQKLATMQKLMSSHSEKLLEVELELRSLRGLRDEVENLRGTLENVRTRLNTLEQGGRSGTGSTTHTLATLENQLKRHDEMLSVHEIRLADMDLRFQVLETASYNGTLIWKIRDYKRRKQEAVGAKTLSLYSQPFYTGYFGYKMCARVYLNGDGMGKGTHLSLFFVVMRGEYDALLPWPFKQKVTLMLMDQGPLRKHLGDAFKPDPNSSSFRRPAAEMNIASGCPLFVSQTLLETGSYIKDDTIFIKVTVDTSDLPDP